The genomic stretch CAGATGCACATAATGCCTTTAGGAAAGAAGGGTGTTAAGAACATGGAGAACATGGAGATCATGGAGCTATTCTTGGTTGCTAGGAGAAAGCTGCTGCCTTAAATTCATGAATTCTGCTTCCACTCTTCCTCCTTCCTAAGATTCTGCAGCTTTTTACCCATTGCCATTACATGTAGCATGTGATTTTGTGAGAGACTCACGAAATAGTAGCAGTGCTGTTATTCCTGCCTGATTAATTCATTCAGCTCACCACCTGCTTCCTGCCTGTTTCTGAGATATCATGGAGAAGTGATCAACAGGGGAAGAAGATCCTGACCAAACATGTTTTCCTGGCAAGCTGCACAAAGCCTGTGTATGTTGCTCCGTAGAGCTCAGAAGCATGTAGTTAATTTTAGCCCCTGTGTGGAACATGTGCATGTTTGCCTAGTCCCTCTGGAGGAAGCTGACATCTTTTTATATCTGTCCATCCTTATTCCTTCAGCAGGAGATTAATCACTCATCAGATGGAGACATTCTGTTTACATCTATGAGAAGGAATTCctaaatcattaaaatatcttgcataaaaataaaaaaccagatCCTGCCAGTTCTGATTAAGTGTATTTACCAGATACACTGGAGCTGGGGGTACAACTCATAATGTTAcgctttcttcttcattttattctcCTAGTGCACTGGAGCACCACTGAGCAATACCCCTTCTCCTTCCACATACGCATGAGGCCCTGTAGGACCAGTATTCCCTCACTTGCATATGATAGAAGACTAAAACCTAACAATTCTATGCAGGTTTAAGTTATTCCATACAGAATTTTCATGCAGGTGTTCCACTGTATGTGTGGTTTAGTACAAAAGGGCACTGTTAACTAAAGCAACTGTTGTTAGCATGTGGTTGTAACAACACACTGTAAAAAGGAGACATTTCAATCCCATTACATATAAGAGAGATCTATAAATTGTTACAAAAGtgaatttatttacttactttcACTTAAATTATTTGTTAAGACTGTTAAAAgcaattgcatttttaaaatatattgaagtGACTCTGGGGCaataatggaaataaagtaATATGCCTCCAAATATAACTTTTGTCTCTGGATGCTAAATGTTATGTCCTTATGAGCTGACATGGTATTTATTggtgtatttttctcttctgagtgctgtcatatttcttttcataaaaacGGAAGTCCAGAGTTCTTCAGCTTCATTAGAGAGTACGCCTTTACTGAGAGAAAGTGTAAGTACTCTACAGTTGTACTTTCACTGCTGTAAAATAAcatatccttttaaaaacaaaaaatttgctTAACGTTAACTAGACTCGCTGGGATTTGTGGTAAACTACATAAAACTACATAAATATGCATTGATTGTATTTAATCTGTGGATCTTGTATACCCAGTCGAATGTGAGCAACAGAAGAGGTTTTCCCAAGTCTTCTTCCTCTGTTATCAGCTTTAAATAACTTAGAAGTCCTTTTTCATTATGACAGAGGTTATATAAAAGACAGAGAGTATTACTTTCCTGTCTGAGGaagcaattttaattaaaacttaacTATAAAACCAGGAGGGTGCTTAGATGAAAGACAACATGGTACATAACCCTTATCCACCAGATTTTTGCCACGTTACAGTGCCAGAAGACTGTCAAGAGTCGCTGCTTCTCAGCATCAGCTGTGGCACAGGTTGGAGGCCAAGGAGGGGTGCCAGATCAGCTGTTGCTCCTTCGGGAGCCCAAAGTATGCAAAAAAGCTGGAGGACAGTAGGCTCCTACTACCATTGTACCGTACTCTTGTAGGTCAGTGATGCATCAAAACTCAATTGCTACCTGAACAGAGAACCCCTCAGAGTTTTCTAGGTGTGCTCAGTGCTCTCTAAGGTTCCAGTCTGCCAGAGCAAATCACAGAAGACAATCTGGTGCaggattaaaataaagaaatgttgCAGTTTCTTTATGCTGCAGGCAGGAATGTTAATTTCCCTGTTTGCAAATAGGCCTAGTATTCTGACAGTAATACCAGAGCTATCAACAGAAGGCAAAACacataataaataaaacctgtagATTAAATCATTCCTCTAATTTAAGGAAGAATGAGTTTTGAAAGTCAAACCTACCCAcatgcagatttaaaaaaaaaaaaaaaaagctagtgaGTGCTCTATTATGTAGTAAGCCCAAAATCCATGAGTGAGTCCAAACTCATAAACTTTGAGGTGGGTAGATCCAATTGTTAtttggttatttaaaaaaatacataatttcttctttcttcagagtatttctgtaaattcctattgtttcttcttccattttcattttattttcttagacCAAGGCTGTTCTGTTTAATACAAtgtttgagattaaaaaaaaaccaaacaaacaaaacaaaacaaaaaacctaactGAGTGAAAACTCTTGGATTTTTGCAGTCTATTAATGTTTCAGAAGATACCTCTGATGACTCATGGGTGAACAGACTTTCTCCAGCAAAAAAAAGACTCATGTAAGTTACTACATTTCTTTTACTGGTACAGGCCAAGTAGCCGGACAAAGTAGTTGAACACAGGAAGAGCAGAATTTGTGTCCTGTGGTTTTCCTAGCAGAGTCATGCACTAACAGTTTTTAAAGTACTAGTCTAGTGTGCATATCTATATATGAATACCTGCtcaatttattacatttttttcctttgcactgTTGAGTGTGCTTTACCTTATCAAGTATTAGTTACTACTGCAAAAGTACATTTGCAAAGTAAATAGCAATAGTAACTAAGTAATTACAGAGCTGTTTTTTATCACCTGGTTAATTAGCACTCCACCATAGAAGGAGCCTATGCTAATAACATGCTTCCAGGTGTGGTTTCCAAGTGACTACATCTGGAGGAGGCATGGTGGTATGGTAAGGAGACAGCAGAAGTGCTCCAAGGTGGAAGCAGCAGCTAGCAAGGGGCCAGTATGGGCAGTGGAGACAGCCAACACCATAACGATatggaggcagagaaggggTCCATGGAGGCAGTGAACCTGGGAATAGTTATAAAGAATGTATAATCTGGAACAGTAAAGCTGATGGTGGGAGCATTTTAGCCAtgtttttgctggttttctccttgttctgcttttggaaaatcCTAGTTAGTTGATTCTCTTGTCATTAACCTAGACTGCAGGGTCTCTGGGCAGGAATTGTCTGTGTTACTTGGCCACAAAGTATAGGAAAACTAGGTTACTATGTTGAACCATTTCTACACTAGAAGATAAAAATGTgctaaaatgtaatatttttttagtgtTGCTAGCAATTTTCATATGATAGAGTCTTTAATTGCATTACTGGACTTTTCTTAAGTGTATTGTCTACTTCCCTAATTAACACTAGGctattttctctgattttttttttctctttttaaagaggaTGTAGCCTGGCTGTAGTAGCTGGAATACTCTACGGTTCCAGTTTTGTACCAGTACTTTACATCAAGGACCATGGAAGGAGAAATGGAACTATATACACAGGAGCAAGTCAATTTGGTAAAGGCTAATAGGTcacttttgctttatttcatcACTATATTGTGGTCCCCTGCTTTCGTAAAGGAATACAATGAAAATCTTGATATGCCTGGAAATATACCATGACAACTTATCAGTTCTGCAGTATGTTGTATGTTGTTGTAATCATAGTACTAGTACTTCCTGTTTTTCCCTGGAGGTGGATTACACCATTAAAAGAACAGTGAGAAACAGCCCAGAGGATACCAAACTTAGCTCACGGTATTTAATGCCTTCTGAAACATAGCTAGCATTCTGAAGATACAAAGCTGGAATGCCTGGAACGTGAGGTAAACAAGGGCACAAGCTGTACCAATTGCCTAATTAGTACATCAgtaaaggaagaggagaagctTTATCATAATTGATGAGCAGAAGAGATATATAACAACATAAGTAATTAAAACCTTGTagtttttgaaatgaaaaccttttaaaataagcctTAATCACCAGTTTCAAACAACATTTCCCCAGAAGCATTTTCCTTAAGATTTAGTGTATAGTCTACAAGGTAATACCAGCAGCAGCTTAAGAGCAACATATCGCTGAAACCACAGCATGTTGCCATTAAGAAATGGTTTCTTATGTCACGTACAATTTCTCTGAATACTGCAATTTATATATTCCCCAGCTAGACAAAACACATGTTATCAGTGCTGTAGCTGCCTTTCCTGTTGAGGATTTACAACTCTTAAGGAGACATAGCTAGCCTTACTACGTGCTTCTGCTTTACCATATTGGAAATATTCTCTTCAGTGCATGCCAAGTCCATAAAGGATTTATTATCGTTAATGATTATAATGACCAAAATTATGATAAGTTcttcaaggttaaaaaaaggacaaaactgTGCTGTGTTTAGCTTACACAGTAAATGCAGTTGTCTTGCCCTTAATtgtacagaaaagaaacaaggctATATACAGGAATGCAAATGTAGATGGACAGGAGAGGATGTAACTATGTAAAATCCCCACCCCAGTTTTGTAGCCTCACCTAAGGATCTTattaagtttttaataaattaattcaataGTTTGTTAATagaattctgaaaataacaaCTTCAGAAATGCATAAAAGCTTGTGATAAATGCTAGGGTCAACACAGCAGTTAATCCATGTTTAATATATGTGTGATTGACCAAATCCATCCACAGTTAGACTGGCAGCTGAATTCCTCACAATCGCATTTGAGTCGTTAGCAGTAGTACCTTATGTGTTTTTGTCTATGTGAATGCTATCAGTGAAATAAATTTAGTTAAAATTAACAACCGATATTTTAAActaataattttgtaatttctctttcagatttAGATTATGTTTTTGCACACTTCAGTGGAATATTTCTTACAAGTACCATCTACTTTTTGATCTACTGTGTagtcaggaaaaataaacctaaTGTTTATCCCCAAGCCATATTGCCAGGTATGACTGTTTTTCAAATTAGCAATTAATTTCAGTTACTACTTCTGACCATTCTGCAGTGGTTGGTTCAAGCTATGTGTTGGAACTGTGGTTGGCCTTTCAAGTCTCTTCATTTGACTTTTTGTCTCTTTTGAAAGATCACTCCTTTAGGTTAATTAATTAAGGTTAGgaattgtagaatcattaaggttggaaaagacctctaggatcatcaagtccaaccgtcaacccaacaccaccatgtctcctaaaccttgccctgaagtgccgtgtctacatgttttttgaacacctccagggatggcgactccaccacctctttgggcagcctgttccagtgtctgaccactctcagtaaagaaattttaactCATTCATAATTTCCTTAGGAAATTATGATAAATTTTGTTCTAATCTGAAATTAGAACAAAATTATATTGCATATACAGATTTGCAAAAACTGACTCTGCCAGAGTGGAGAACACACTGCCCAGGAAATTGTGAGCTTTGATTAATTTGCTACTTCAGTTGGAGTAGCTGATTTTATCCTTTGAGCTTTGGTTTAGATTATCAGAACCAGCTTGTTAAAGTAGTTGACATGctaaaatacatacacacagtTTCTGTATTATgctataaatataaatgttcCACAAATTCTGTCTATACCTTGCTGTCCATGTTTTTGATTGGGATTTATTCTTCTAGGGTTTGTTTCTGGTGTGCTTTGGGCAATAGCCAATTGCTGCTGGTTCATGGCCAATCACTACCTCAGTGCTGTGGTCAGCTTTCCAATAATTACTGCAGtaagtatataaaaaataaaatctgtagaATTGAAAGTgaaagggttgggttttttttttaatttgtggaatTAAGTTGAGATTATGACTAGAGCATTTTAATCAGGAGTGTacattgccttttcttttgcttgtctGTGCTAGCCGTTGGATTTTTAGGAACATACATGACTTTAACAAGCACCATCTTGGTGCTGAGCATAAGAAAAAGAGGAATTGAAAGTGTGAGTCTTTAGGTTATGTAAAAGCCAAAGCTCTGTAACCAGAACTATATCAATATTAAATAGCAAACTGGAGtgattaaaagaagaaacattttatgcTTTCATCCCAGCAAGTACATTTTGTTctggatatttttgtttgtgattTTTATCCTCTAGCAGTCATCTTGCTTAGTTaagtcagatatttttttctttttacagctcTTGAACACACAGAACAGACTATGTATTGCAGGAAATAATGTTCTTatgcaaatgagggaaaaaTAGGTTGGCCCGTTCTGTCTGTTTTATTCCTATTTATGATACCGTACCTTTAAAGCACTGTTAATTTCCAGAAGCTGCATAAATTCCATCACTAGCCAAAAATAAACTTTGCCTTTACTCACTGTCATGCCAGTCTACTAGATGGTGCTGCAAAGGTGGATAACCTGGCAAATGAGGGTTCATAAATATCAAAACCAAGGTTCTGCTGAACAGCTATATTTTGGAAGCAAAGTAATGAAACAACGTTAATAGGGATTAAGCTTTGCCTCAGGATGCGGTAAATCAAAATAAACTCTGCAGTAcgcaatgaaaaaagaaaagacttggCATCATTCTAATTAGAAATTGAAGGATTAATGGAAAGCAGCTTTAGAAACTCAGTTATCAGTACGCCTAAAGGGCAAGGATATAAAATGAcgaaatgaaaaatttaaggACAGCACTGATGAGAAACTACTTATCTGGATCACAGGTTCACAACTGCTGCTTTACTTCATCCTAGGGAGAATTTCAGACAGCTATTTATCACATCCCTTTAACAATtcgtttcatttttaaaatgcgtTCCTCTCACAGCGTACATTATCTAGAGAGTGAAATAACACCTTAACTATTATTCAAATAATAGTTGGCAATTTCGCTAGGAAACAGCACCCACAAATACATTCAGCATGAGACACTGTTTCCTGCTGGCCTAAATCTATGTCCTATCAGTGGTACTGAAGTTGGAGAGAGGAAGATCGTTGTCCAAACATCTGTCAAGTGTTTCTGAGAGCAACTCTAATGGGAAGCATTAACAGAGCTAGTTTTCACTTCATATTCAGATAATATTTTCTCATCAGTCATGAAAATTCAGATCATTGCTCCCACAGAGTAAAAACTATATTACCAGGAGTGCCTGGAAATTATCATTGTGTATCATTGTTTGCCCTTAGCTAGGAAATCTGTACGACAACATCACAGATAATAAGTAGTTTTCATGACtggctggttttgtgctttgtCCAGATGCCTGCTATACAGGAAATCTTTTTATCTTCCTGACTCTTGATATCATCTGAGTGATAAAATCAACCTTTGTCCAACTAGGTAGTCATGCTAATAAAGGAGATGTTAGGATATCCATGGTAGCTGCCAATAAACATGAATAGTCCTGCAAAATGTGGTAACATTGTGGACTGTAGTTTGGACTAAGGTAAGGCCTATTGTTTGGAGCTTACTAAAAGAACATATAACAGCCAGTACAGACTCCACAGTgtaatttagaaatatattatgccttctctgaaaaaaagtcCGTTGCCTCTTCAGCCCTTCTCAAAGATTTTATTGTGTCTTATTTCGTAGATTTCAGTGATGTTTATGCTTTTGCCATAAGCACTGTAATTATATGGAATGGGAAGGCCAAAATTTGTTATCCAGACAAAATTCAACCACCCTGAGAACTGTAATGAGAAGGTGGCACATTgtaatgaaatgctgaaatggaCAAATGAATTTTATTCTTTAGGGTCCTGGCCTTGTTGCTGCAATGTGGGGAGTCCttgtatttaaagaaatcaaGGTAATTTTATTAGGTCTCTTACCTAGTCTTTCTCGCTTGTCTCTAGCTCTAGGAACAGCATGCCTCAGTGTACAGCTGTATCCTTAGATTTCTCCTCCTTACAAATATTGCATTATGAAGCTGAAAGTCATATAATGCAATACTAAGTTTTCCAAGAAAGACGAAGAACTGTGAACAATTTTTACAGGCATGAAGGTTTGAATTCCATAACTGTATGAACAGCAGTGGGAGTAAATGAAGACTGTAGCAGGGCCAGGAGGCAGGATGCCAAGCACAGCCTGAAAACAGTCTTTACTTGAGCCAGTTCTTTCAGTGGCAGCTGGGAAATGAGCAGTTGTCTGAATAATCACATAAACGAGTAGATCAGACCTTTAGGGTCAGATTCACCACAGGACCAAAAAATGAGACAGAGGTTAGTTCACCTTGCTAATTACAGTATAATGTAGAGATTCCTAAGCTGATATGGCAGTGATTGCCTAGAACAGGCTCATTTACTCTACTGCATGTTAACATATATGACAGAAATAGTTTTTGTAGTGGAATTTGAAGCATTGAATGCTAGCAGTGTAATCCTCAGGCTACCTTAGCTAATCTGCCCAGGATCCATAGGTATCTAATTTACCGTTAGAGAACATCTTTCCCAATGTTTTTGGTGACTCTGTAAAATATGTTAGGCATCCTTGGATGAGGAACCAGAAgttctctctctccctcactGCAGTTTAGTGTTGCACCACGCTAGAAGACCATCATGTTAATTATCCAATCTTTGTGACTCACCAAGGCTTTAATTCTTTTCATACGTTTCAGAATAGTCTCTGCATAAGTGCTTACTGCTTAAAAATAACCTCAAAGTAGacaaaagcctttaaaaagaCTTCTAAAAATTGCTACATTAATTTTGTGACTATTTTACTAAGTTTATGGCATCATAGATTACTCTTATTAAACTTTTGAACAGCAAGTATGTTACAAGcattacattaaataaaatggtATAAAATTTAACATTACGTATAttggttttattaattttgtcatAAAATGAAATCCTAGTTCAttattgtacttttttttttttgtgaagtgaTGCCTGTTACAACAACacaatgtttttctctctctttgatTATCCAGGGACTGAAAAACTACGTTTTACTCTTGGTAGCATTTTGCATCATTTTGGCTGGATCACTCTCCACAGCTTTTTCTAAAGTTTGAAAGGATCTTCTGGACCAGTAGATGGTGCTACTGTTTAATATAATCGGGAAGACCATGTTGGTATATTGCAATACCTaatcattttcaaaatatatgtcCAACATTTACCATTACTTGCCTCAggcaagtgaaaaagaaaacctttgctAAATGTTCCCATTTGGCATGAAAGAAGatctgaaaatgtttgtagAAACAAAGCGTTTCTTGGACAGTAAGAATATAAAAggattttattaaataaagccTAATGATTTTAtagttactatttttttttctggttcagGTACTAAACTTAATGTCATCATAAACTGCAGTTCACTGTTGTCATGGTGGATAAAGGGATTTTAATTCTTAGTCTGTAATACTTATGTATTTGCAAGCTGATTTGTTCTATTATAACATTCTGTCTTACTGACTTGAATGTAAAATATGTCTTGGAATATTCTTTATGGAACTGGTACACATGAAgatgtgaagattttttttaaaaaaagcattattctTTAAGGTCATCAGTTTACATAAAAACTGTCTTCCAGTCACTTCAGAATTttgaaggaaatacagaaaaaaaacccatgctgtcaaataaattatttgtgtttGCTGCTAAACTGTTTGTTTAGTTTCAAGAACATTATGTAGAAATTATGACCGGGATACAAATAGTTGGGgaagtttgggggtttttatgtCAGTTGTAAGAAGTTTGCAAGTAAACATAACATTTCTGTAACTTGTGGTGTTGCAATATGAGCTAAGTATGTGGTTCAAAGTTCGCTTCCAAATAACTCCGGACATTTTCTGAATacttacttttcttttccatgtagCATATTTAAATCTTAAAAGTTATGTGTATGGCAATATTTATTACATTGAAGCATCATGCCAGAACTACCCAATCATTGTTCTACCCAAAGCAAGGTCATCTCTATGTAAATCACTTCTGCCAGTTATTGTCTAActtatttcttctaaa from Phalacrocorax aristotelis chromosome 4, bGulAri2.1, whole genome shotgun sequence encodes the following:
- the TMEM144 gene encoding transmembrane protein 144 isoform X2 — encoded protein: MNIEKAYSTFNISNGTDLAIGFTSSTVAVVLFGTNFVPVKKFDTGDGMFFQWILCASIWIVSLVVNLIQNCPRFWPLAMVGGFVWATGNVTVVPIVKTIGLALGLLIWASFNLLTGWASSRFGWFGIDPEEVSRPILNYIGAGLSLLSAVIFLFIKTEVQSSSASLESTPLLRESSINVSEDTSDDSWVNRLSPAKKRLIGCSLAVVAGILYGSSFVPVLYIKDHGRRNGTIYTGASQFDLDYVFAHFSGIFLTSTIYFLIYCVVRKNKPNVYPQAILPGFVSGVLWAIANCCWFMANHYLSAVVSFPIITAGLKNYVLLLVAFCIILAGSLSTAFSKV
- the TMEM144 gene encoding transmembrane protein 144 isoform X1; its protein translation is MNIEKAYSTFNISNGTDLAIGFTSSTVAVVLFGTNFVPVKKFDTGDGMFFQWILCASIWIVSLVVNLIQNCPRFWPLAMVGGFVWATGNVTVVPIVKTIGLALGLLIWASFNLLTGWASSRFGWFGIDPEEVSRPILNYIGAGLSLLSAVIFLFIKTEVQSSSASLESTPLLRESSINVSEDTSDDSWVNRLSPAKKRLIGCSLAVVAGILYGSSFVPVLYIKDHGRRNGTIYTGASQFDLDYVFAHFSGIFLTSTIYFLIYCVVRKNKPNVYPQAILPGFVSGVLWAIANCCWFMANHYLSAVVSFPIITAGPGLVAAMWGVLVFKEIKGLKNYVLLLVAFCIILAGSLSTAFSKV